In Saccopteryx leptura isolate mSacLep1 chromosome 12, mSacLep1_pri_phased_curated, whole genome shotgun sequence, a genomic segment contains:
- the SEC61G gene encoding protein transport protein Sec61 subunit gamma: MDQVMQFVEPSRQFVKDSIRLVKRCTKPDRKEFQKIAMATAIGFAIMGFIGFFVKLIHIPINNIIVGG; encoded by the exons ATGGATCAGGTCATGCAGTTCGTCGAGCCAAGTCGGCAGTTTGTGAAGGACTCAATCCGGCTGGTTAAGAGGTGCACCAAGCCCGACAGGAAAG AATTCCAGAAGATTGCCATGGCAACAGCAATAGGATTTGCCATAATGGGGTTCATTGGCTTTTTTGTGAAACTGATCCATATCCCTATTAACAACATCATTGT cGGTGGCTGA